GTGATCAGATCCGGCTGGCTGACCGCCCGGTCCGCCACACGGGCGCCCGCCATGATGAGCATATCCGATTCATTCATGGCCCGGTTGGCACAGGGCTTCCCGTTATTGCCTACCATACCGAAGTAGAGCGGATGCTCGGTCGGCATGGCACTGATACCCATCATCGTCGAGACAACGGGAATCCTGTACTGCTGTGCAAATGCCTGCAGCTCCTCTCTGGCATCGCTGAGCAGAACGCCGCCGCCCACACAGAGAATCGGCCGTTTCGCTTTCTCCAGCTCTCCGACTACCTTCTGAATCTGTACCGCATGTCCCTTTACCGTCGGTTTATAAGTCCGCAGATTGACTTCCTCCGGATAGATAAACTGTCTGACCGGCGCATTCTGTATATCAATCGGCACATCGATCAATACCGGACCTTTTCGCCCGGTCGTGGCAATATGAAATGCTTCCTTAAAAATACGCGGAATTTGCTCCGCATCCTTTACGAGATAACTATACTTGACAAACGATTCCGCAGCGCCGGTGATGTCTGCTTCCTGGAATACATCTGAGCCAAGGAGTCCACTGTTTACCTGTCCTGTGATGCAGATCAGCGGAATGCTGTCTGCAAAGGCGGTCGCAATGCCGGTCAATAGATTGGTCGCACCGGGACCGCTTGTAACCGCACAGACACCTGCCTTTCCTGTCACTCTCGCAAGACCGCTCGCCGCATGAGCGGCATTCTGCTCTGTCCGAATGAGAACACTCCTGACCGGTGACTGTAATATACTGTTATAAAATGGGCATATCGCCACTCCCGGATAGCCAAACACGATATCTACGCCTTCGGCTTCCAGACATTTGATCATTGCATCTGCTCCGTTCATTTTCTTATCCCCTGTCTCCTTTTTCTAATCCGAGTATCCGCCGCGTCAGCCTGACCGCCTCCGCCGCATCAGCGGAATATCCGTCCGCACCAATCTCATCGGCATAATCCTGCGTAATGACCGCCCCGCCGATAATGATTTTCGCTTTGCTGCCTTTCTCTCTGGCATAGGCGATAACATTGCGCATCTCCTGCATTGTCGTCGTCATCAGAGCCGAAAGCGCAATCACACTGGCGTGATGTCTCTCCGCTTCCTCCACAATCGTCTCCTTCGGCACATCTTTGCCAAGGTCAATGACCTGAAATCCGTAATTTTTCAGCATAAGCGCCACAAGATTTTTGCCAATATCATGAATGTCCCCTTTTACGGTTGCGATCACAACAGTCGGCAACGCCTCCTGTCCCCTTGCCTTCAATAATAGTGGCTCCAGATATTCGATCGCCAGCTTCATCGCCTCCGCCCCTGCAATCAGCTGCGGCAGGAAATATTTTCCGCTGTCAAACAACTCGCCCACTTCATTAATGCCAGGCAACAACGCATTGTCAAGAATCTGCTTTGCCTCCAGCCCGGATTCCAGAGCT
The sequence above is a segment of the Lachnospiraceae bacterium JLR.KK008 genome. Coding sequences within it:
- the ilvB gene encoding biosynthetic-type acetolactate synthase large subunit — its product is MNGADAMIKCLEAEGVDIVFGYPGVAICPFYNSILQSPVRSVLIRTEQNAAHAASGLARVTGKAGVCAVTSGPGATNLLTGIATAFADSIPLICITGQVNSGLLGSDVFQEADITGAAESFVKYSYLVKDAEQIPRIFKEAFHIATTGRKGPVLIDVPIDIQNAPVRQFIYPEEVNLRTYKPTVKGHAVQIQKVVGELEKAKRPILCVGGGVLLSDAREELQAFAQQYRIPVVSTMMGISAMPTEHPLYFGMVGNNGKPCANRAMNESDMLIMAGARVADRAVSQPDLITENKVLVHIDVDPAEIGKNVGPTIPLVGDIKCIFEDFMNQEARGDHEEWIALLNDYRLTMCINRHPDPAYVDPATLIRLLSEKMEETAVYVADVGQNQIWSCGYHVVKKGRFLTSGGMGTMGYSIPAAMGAKLGDPSRQVIAVCGDGSFQMSMMELATMRQHNVPVKIIVLKNNYLGMVREYQHYTYKDHYSVVDLSGSPDLEKLASAYELPFIRLTNMDGAEEAVDRFLQGDTSVLMECLIDPMDLVK